One Microbacterium marinum genomic window carries:
- a CDS encoding LLM class flavin-dependent oxidoreductase, which translates to MTAVELGLDTFGDITLDEAGQRVTDAQAIRNLVDQATLADEVGVDFIGVGEHHRPDFAVSSPEIVLAAIASRTERIRLGTAVTVLSSDDPVRVYERFATLDAVSNGRAEVILGRGSFIESFPLFGYDLGHYEALFEEKLELFSLLREEKPVTWQGTMRASLTDADVYPKTAGGIRAWVGVGGSPESVVRTARYGYGLMLAIIGGPAARFRPYVDLYHRAVGELGMPAQPIGMHSPGHVADTDEQAWEEAYPGFERQNNTIGRERGWPPYSRLRFQQEAGPEGSIYVGSPETVAKKIVASIRALGVQRFDMKYANGTLGHDKLMRSVELYGTRVIPLVREMLAE; encoded by the coding sequence ATGACCGCAGTGGAGCTGGGACTCGACACCTTCGGAGACATCACCCTCGATGAGGCCGGCCAGCGCGTGACCGACGCGCAGGCGATCCGCAACCTCGTCGACCAGGCGACCCTCGCAGATGAGGTCGGTGTCGACTTCATCGGCGTGGGCGAGCACCATCGCCCCGACTTCGCGGTCTCCAGCCCCGAGATCGTGCTCGCCGCGATCGCCTCGCGGACCGAGCGCATCCGCCTCGGCACCGCGGTCACCGTGCTCTCCAGCGACGATCCGGTGCGGGTGTACGAACGGTTCGCCACGCTCGACGCCGTCTCGAACGGCCGTGCCGAGGTCATCCTCGGGCGTGGATCCTTCATCGAATCCTTCCCGTTGTTCGGATACGACCTGGGGCACTACGAAGCGCTCTTCGAGGAAAAGCTCGAGCTGTTCTCCCTCCTGCGCGAGGAGAAGCCGGTGACGTGGCAGGGGACCATGCGCGCGTCCCTCACGGATGCCGATGTCTACCCGAAGACCGCCGGCGGGATCCGGGCGTGGGTCGGTGTCGGCGGCTCGCCGGAGTCGGTGGTGCGCACCGCCCGCTATGGCTACGGCCTGATGCTCGCCATCATCGGCGGCCCGGCTGCACGGTTCCGGCCCTACGTGGACCTCTACCACCGCGCCGTGGGTGAGCTCGGGATGCCGGCGCAGCCGATCGGGATGCACTCGCCCGGTCACGTCGCCGACACCGACGAGCAGGCGTGGGAGGAGGCCTACCCGGGCTTCGAGCGCCAGAACAACACGATCGGACGCGAGCGCGGATGGCCGCCGTACAGCCGGCTCCGCTTCCAGCAGGAGGCGGGACCGGAGGGGTCGATCTACGTGGGCTCCCCGGAGACCGTGGCGAAGAAGATCGTCGCCTCGATCCGCGCCCTCGGCGTGCAGCGCTTCGACATGAAGTATGCCAACGGCACCTTAGGCCACGACAAGCTCATGCGATCGGTGGAGCTGTACGGCACGCGGGTGATCCCGCTCGTGAGGGAGATGCTCGCGGAGTGA
- the polA gene encoding DNA polymerase I, which yields MTDSGKPTLLVVDGHSLAYRAFYALPVDNFSTKDGQHTNGIYGFLSMFVNLVKAERPTHLAVAFDTSRQSFRTRVYEEYKANRSESPAEFKGQIPLLQDCLAAMGVPVLTKEDFEADDILATLATQGVESGYQVLVCSGDRDTIQLVTDDVTLLYPSVQGVSQLKRYTPDAVVEKYGLPPVNYPDIAALVGETSDNLPGVPKVGEKTAVKWITQFGTLDALLERADEIKGVVGGNLREHLDDVRRNRQLNRLLRDVELEYAPEDLALRPLDTQAVRDIFARLEFRTLLPRVFEAFDVIDEPAAPEVAAPEPVQTDAAALAGWLAEQTGELALTVTVAGGTPTRIGVATNDAVREADWDDTARVALADWLEGDTPKILTDAKPQVKALRRAGIRLGGLAFDTILAGWLLRPSLPDKSLADLVDRYLDEKLPEADPSQLVPETEGATPGQLAWFALRVVSAQRDEMPDSVASVLTDIELPTLDALADMELAGVAVSREKLAGFSGELAARAESIAQEAYAIIGREVNLGSPKQLQEVLFEQLELPKTRKTKTGYSTDAAVLADLQESNPHPFLGLLLQFREATKLRQIIESLTVGIAEDARIHTTYVQTGSQTGRLSSTDPNLQNIPIRNEESRRIRAAFEVGEGYETLLTADYSQIEMRIMAHLSGDPGLIEAFNSGEDLHRFVGARVFGVEPAEVTAPMRTKVKAMSYGLVYGLSAFGLSKQLRIEQSEAKQLMLEYFARFGAVRDYLRSSVEQARIDGYTETIFGRRRPFPDLTSPNRVLRENAERAALNAPIQGSAADIMKIALNEIHDDLAARDLHSRVLLQIHDELVVEVAPGEWDDVAGIVRTRMGDAADLSVPLDVQIGRGADWDEAAH from the coding sequence GTGACCGACTCCGGAAAGCCTACTCTGCTCGTCGTCGACGGCCACTCGCTGGCCTATCGGGCGTTCTACGCCCTTCCCGTCGACAACTTCTCGACGAAGGACGGCCAGCACACCAACGGCATCTACGGCTTCCTGTCGATGTTCGTGAACCTCGTGAAGGCCGAGCGGCCGACGCACCTGGCGGTGGCCTTCGACACCTCGCGGCAGTCGTTCCGCACGCGCGTATACGAGGAGTACAAGGCGAACCGGTCTGAGTCCCCCGCGGAGTTCAAAGGTCAGATCCCCCTCCTGCAGGACTGCCTCGCCGCGATGGGCGTGCCCGTGCTCACGAAGGAGGACTTCGAAGCCGATGACATCTTGGCGACCCTCGCTACGCAGGGCGTCGAGAGCGGCTACCAGGTGCTCGTCTGCTCGGGCGACCGCGACACGATCCAGCTCGTGACCGACGACGTCACCCTCCTCTACCCGAGCGTGCAGGGCGTCTCGCAGCTCAAGCGCTACACCCCCGATGCTGTCGTGGAGAAGTACGGGCTGCCGCCGGTGAACTATCCCGATATCGCCGCTCTCGTGGGGGAGACGAGCGACAATCTGCCGGGCGTCCCGAAGGTCGGCGAGAAGACGGCCGTCAAATGGATCACCCAGTTCGGCACCCTCGACGCGCTGCTCGAACGCGCGGACGAGATCAAGGGCGTCGTCGGCGGCAACCTCCGTGAGCACCTCGACGACGTCCGCCGCAACCGGCAGCTGAACCGCCTGCTGCGCGACGTCGAGCTCGAATACGCGCCCGAAGACCTCGCCCTCCGTCCGCTCGACACGCAGGCGGTCCGCGACATCTTCGCGCGGCTCGAGTTCCGCACGCTCCTGCCACGAGTATTCGAGGCCTTCGATGTCATCGATGAACCGGCCGCCCCCGAGGTGGCCGCTCCCGAGCCGGTGCAGACGGATGCCGCGGCTCTCGCGGGCTGGCTGGCGGAGCAGACCGGCGAGCTGGCTCTGACGGTCACGGTGGCGGGCGGCACGCCCACCAGGATCGGCGTCGCGACGAACGACGCCGTCCGCGAGGCTGACTGGGACGACACGGCACGCGTCGCCCTCGCCGACTGGCTCGAGGGGGACACGCCGAAGATCCTGACTGACGCGAAGCCGCAGGTGAAGGCGCTCCGGCGGGCCGGCATCCGCCTCGGCGGTCTCGCCTTCGACACCATCCTCGCCGGGTGGCTGCTGCGTCCGAGCCTCCCGGACAAGTCGCTCGCCGATCTCGTGGACCGCTATCTCGACGAGAAGCTTCCCGAGGCCGATCCGTCGCAGCTCGTCCCCGAGACCGAGGGAGCCACTCCCGGTCAGCTGGCGTGGTTCGCGCTGCGTGTCGTGAGCGCCCAGCGCGACGAGATGCCCGACTCCGTGGCATCCGTCCTCACGGACATCGAACTCCCGACACTCGACGCCCTCGCCGACATGGAGTTGGCGGGCGTGGCGGTCTCGCGTGAGAAGCTCGCCGGGTTCTCCGGCGAACTCGCCGCACGGGCGGAGAGCATCGCACAGGAGGCCTACGCGATCATCGGACGCGAGGTGAACCTCGGCTCCCCGAAACAGCTGCAGGAGGTGCTGTTCGAGCAGCTCGAGCTTCCCAAGACCCGCAAGACGAAGACCGGGTATTCCACGGATGCCGCCGTGCTGGCCGACCTGCAGGAGTCGAACCCCCATCCGTTCCTCGGGCTGCTGCTGCAGTTCCGTGAGGCCACGAAGCTGCGGCAGATCATCGAGTCTCTGACGGTCGGCATCGCCGAGGACGCGCGGATCCACACGACCTACGTGCAGACCGGCAGCCAGACCGGCCGGCTCTCGAGCACGGATCCGAACCTGCAGAACATCCCCATCCGCAACGAGGAGTCCCGTCGCATCCGCGCCGCGTTCGAGGTGGGCGAGGGCTACGAGACGCTCCTCACCGCGGACTACTCCCAGATCGAGATGCGGATCATGGCGCACCTGTCGGGCGACCCGGGCCTCATCGAGGCGTTCAACTCGGGGGAGGACCTCCACCGTTTCGTCGGCGCCCGTGTCTTCGGCGTCGAGCCTGCCGAGGTGACGGCGCCGATGCGCACGAAGGTGAAGGCCATGTCGTACGGCCTCGTCTACGGCCTGAGCGCGTTCGGGCTGTCCAAGCAGCTGCGCATCGAGCAGTCCGAAGCGAAGCAGCTGATGCTGGAGTACTTCGCCCGCTTCGGTGCGGTGCGCGACTACCTGCGCTCCTCTGTGGAGCAGGCGAGGATCGACGGCTACACCGAGACGATTTTCGGGCGTCGGCGGCCGTTCCCCGACCTGACGAGCCCGAATCGGGTCTTGCGGGAGAACGCGGAGCGCGCCGCGCTCAACGCGCCCATCCAGGGCAGCGCGGCTGACATCATGAAGATCGCCCTCAACGAGATCCATGATGATCTCGCCGCTCGCGACCTGCACTCGCGGGTGCTCCTGCAGATCCACGACGAACTCGTGGTGGAGGTCGCCCCGGGTGAGTGGGACGACGTCGCGGGAATCGTCCGGACACGGATGGGGGATGCCGCAGACCTCTCCGTGCCGCTGGACGTCCAGATCGGGCGAGGCGCCGATTGGGACGAAGCCGCGCACTGA
- a CDS encoding GlsB/YeaQ/YmgE family stress response membrane protein, with translation MIAGAIAKLILPGKQGGGWFVTLILGVVGALLGGWLGSVLFNAKLEEFFSIQTWLLAIGGSLIVLLIYGLITGRNKRTT, from the coding sequence CTGATCGCAGGCGCCATCGCCAAGCTGATCCTCCCCGGCAAGCAGGGCGGCGGCTGGTTCGTCACACTGATCCTCGGTGTGGTCGGCGCGCTCCTCGGAGGCTGGCTCGGCAGTGTCCTGTTCAACGCGAAGCTCGAAGAGTTCTTCAGCATCCAGACCTGGCTGCTCGCGATCGGCGGCTCGCTCATCGTGCTGCTGATCTACGGGCTCATCACCGGGCGCAACAAGCGCACCACCTGA
- a CDS encoding ANTAR domain-containing response regulator, with translation MDDVTEQEPTPAPQAAPTPRRVVVAEDESLIRLDIVEILRDSGFDVVGEAGDGETAVQLATELRPDLVIMDVKMPVLDGISAAEKLSKNHVAPVVLLTAFSQKELVERASEAGALAYVVKPFTPNDLLPAIEIALARYEQIITLEAEVADMVERFETRKLVDRAKGLLNEKMGLSEPDAFRWIQKASMDRRLTMQDVAKAIIEQLAPKKG, from the coding sequence ATGGACGACGTGACTGAGCAGGAACCCACCCCGGCACCCCAGGCCGCCCCCACCCCGCGTCGCGTCGTCGTCGCAGAGGACGAGTCGCTGATCCGACTCGACATCGTCGAGATCCTGCGCGACAGCGGCTTCGACGTCGTCGGTGAAGCGGGTGACGGCGAGACCGCCGTGCAGCTCGCCACCGAGCTTCGTCCCGACCTCGTGATCATGGACGTCAAGATGCCCGTCCTCGACGGCATCAGCGCTGCCGAGAAGCTCAGCAAGAACCACGTCGCCCCCGTCGTGCTGCTGACCGCCTTCAGCCAGAAGGAACTCGTCGAGCGTGCGAGCGAGGCCGGTGCGCTCGCGTATGTCGTGAAGCCCTTCACCCCGAACGACCTGCTGCCGGCGATCGAGATCGCCCTCGCCCGTTACGAGCAGATCATCACGCTCGAGGCCGAGGTCGCGGACATGGTCGAGCGTTTCGAGACGCGCAAGCTCGTCGACCGGGCCAAGGGCCTGCTCAACGAGAAGATGGGCTTGTCTGAGCCCGACGCCTTCCGGTGGATCCAGAAGGCATCGATGGATCGCCGGCTCACGATGCAGGACGTCGCCAAGGCGATCATCGAGCAGCTGGCTCCCAAGAAGGGCTGA
- the pyk gene encoding pyruvate kinase, giving the protein MRRAKIVATLGPATESYEMVRAIIDAGVDVTRFNLSHGDYADHDARLANVRKASEDAGRAVAVLVDLQGPKIRLGRFAEGPHQLAVGDVFKITTEDIQGTKEIVSTTFKGLPADVKPGDYLLIDDGKVRVQVTSVDGPVVTTEVIVAGPVSNNKGINLPGVAVNVPALSDKDEADLRWGLRAGADIIALSFVRNAADVTRVHEIMAEEGRKVPVIAKIEKPQAVDALEEIIDAFDGIMVARGDLGVELPLEAVPIVQKRAVELCRRMAKPVIVATQMLETMIDNPVPTRAETSDVANAVLDGADAVMLSGETSVGKHPVGVVETMARIIDSTETHGLERIAPLTTKPRTQGGAITLAAREVAEFVEAKYVAMFTESGDTARRMSRLRSEIPMIAFATDPAIRRRMALTWGIQSALVEPVEHTDLMFRQVDDFFLGAGLAEVGDKVVVISGSPPGIEGSTNDIRIHKIGDAVHGKAPIYKVEQ; this is encoded by the coding sequence GTGAGACGCGCGAAGATCGTCGCCACTCTGGGTCCGGCCACCGAAAGCTATGAGATGGTCCGTGCGATCATCGACGCTGGTGTGGACGTCACCCGATTCAACCTCAGCCACGGCGATTACGCCGATCACGACGCCAGACTCGCCAACGTGCGCAAGGCGTCGGAGGATGCCGGCCGTGCCGTCGCCGTCCTCGTCGACCTGCAGGGACCCAAGATCCGCCTCGGGCGCTTCGCGGAAGGCCCGCACCAGCTGGCCGTCGGTGACGTCTTCAAGATCACGACCGAAGACATCCAGGGCACCAAGGAGATCGTCTCCACGACCTTCAAGGGGCTGCCGGCCGACGTCAAGCCGGGCGACTACCTGCTCATTGACGACGGCAAGGTCCGCGTGCAGGTCACCTCCGTCGACGGCCCCGTCGTCACGACCGAGGTGATCGTCGCCGGTCCCGTCTCGAACAACAAGGGCATCAACCTGCCGGGCGTCGCGGTGAACGTGCCCGCGCTGTCCGACAAGGACGAGGCCGACCTGCGGTGGGGTCTGCGCGCAGGCGCCGACATCATCGCGCTGTCGTTCGTGCGCAACGCAGCCGACGTCACCCGCGTGCACGAGATCATGGCTGAGGAGGGCCGCAAGGTTCCGGTCATCGCCAAGATCGAGAAGCCGCAGGCGGTGGACGCGCTCGAGGAGATCATCGACGCGTTCGACGGCATCATGGTCGCCCGCGGCGACCTCGGCGTCGAGCTTCCCCTCGAAGCGGTGCCGATCGTCCAGAAGCGCGCGGTGGAGCTGTGCCGCCGGATGGCGAAGCCCGTCATCGTCGCGACGCAGATGCTCGAGACGATGATCGACAACCCGGTGCCGACGCGCGCCGAGACCAGTGACGTCGCCAACGCCGTGCTCGATGGCGCGGATGCCGTGATGCTTTCCGGCGAGACCAGCGTGGGCAAGCACCCGGTCGGCGTCGTGGAGACGATGGCTCGGATCATCGACTCGACCGAAACCCACGGCCTGGAGCGCATCGCGCCGCTCACGACGAAGCCCCGCACGCAGGGCGGCGCCATCACCCTTGCCGCGCGCGAGGTGGCTGAGTTCGTCGAGGCGAAGTACGTCGCGATGTTCACCGAGTCTGGCGACACCGCCCGTCGGATGTCGCGACTGCGCTCCGAGATCCCCATGATCGCCTTCGCGACCGACCCGGCGATCCGTCGCCGGATGGCGCTGACCTGGGGCATCCAGTCGGCGCTCGTCGAGCCCGTCGAGCACACCGACCTCATGTTCCGCCAGGTCGACGACTTCTTCCTCGGAGCAGGACTGGCCGAGGTCGGCGACAAGGTCGTCGTGATCTCCGGGTCCCCTCCCGGAATCGAAGGGTCGACCAACGACATCCGCATCCACAAGATCGGCGACGCTGTCCATGGCAAGGCGCCGATCTACAAGGTCGAGCAGTAA
- a CDS encoding DUF885 domain-containing protein, producing the protein MTDAQRTPTPIDTIADAWVDTLADLSPSLATYIGRFEHNGRLDDLSPAGAERAVSAARETLSALTAAAPVDDVDEVTKADLSAELTLQIELHEAKSHLRDVNVIASPAQDIRSVFDLMPTDTVEDWTVVAARLNAIPDALTGYVETLREGIAQGVVPARRQVTEVVTQIARYTADGGFFDAFTGSASPQEGELPASLTRDLAAGADAARAAYDRLATFLGDELAPRSSETDAVGRELYALHSRRFLGATIDLDETYEWGVEELARMVAEQESIANEILPGATVEEAVAFLEKDPSRKLHGTEALQRWMQETSDRAVEELGRTHFDIPEPIRRLECMIAPTNEGGIYYTGPTDDFSRPGRMWWSVPEGVDSFDTWRELTTVYHEGVPGHHLQIAQAVYNRAELNSWRRLLAGSSGHAEGWALYAERLMEQLGYLDDPADKLGMLDGQRMRAARVVLDIGVHLGKPRPDGQGTWDAEYALEFMRRNVNMSDEFIQFEVNRYLGWPGQAPSYKVGQRIWEQIRDDAQQRGGADFDIKQFHMKALRVGGVGLDTLRMALANG; encoded by the coding sequence ATGACCGACGCACAACGCACGCCCACGCCGATCGACACGATCGCAGACGCCTGGGTGGACACTCTGGCCGACCTCTCGCCGAGCCTGGCGACCTACATCGGGCGCTTCGAGCACAACGGCCGTCTCGACGACCTGTCGCCCGCGGGCGCGGAGCGAGCCGTGAGCGCGGCTCGTGAGACGCTGAGCGCACTCACCGCTGCGGCGCCCGTCGATGACGTCGACGAGGTCACGAAGGCGGACCTTTCGGCCGAGCTCACCCTCCAGATCGAGCTCCACGAGGCGAAGTCGCATCTGCGGGACGTGAATGTGATCGCGTCGCCGGCGCAGGACATCCGCAGCGTGTTCGACCTGATGCCGACCGACACCGTCGAGGACTGGACGGTCGTGGCGGCGCGCCTGAACGCCATCCCCGACGCGCTGACCGGCTACGTCGAGACTCTGCGGGAGGGAATCGCCCAGGGCGTCGTGCCGGCGCGGCGTCAGGTCACCGAGGTCGTGACGCAGATCGCCCGGTACACCGCCGACGGCGGGTTCTTCGACGCCTTCACGGGTTCCGCCTCACCGCAGGAGGGCGAGCTGCCCGCCTCGCTCACGCGAGACCTCGCCGCCGGAGCGGACGCCGCACGGGCGGCGTACGACCGGCTGGCGACCTTCCTGGGCGACGAGCTCGCCCCCCGCAGCTCGGAGACCGACGCCGTCGGCCGGGAGCTCTACGCATTGCACTCGCGACGATTCCTGGGCGCGACCATCGACCTCGACGAGACCTACGAGTGGGGCGTCGAGGAGCTTGCTCGGATGGTCGCCGAGCAGGAGTCGATCGCGAACGAGATCCTCCCGGGCGCGACCGTCGAAGAGGCCGTCGCCTTCCTCGAGAAGGATCCCTCGCGCAAGCTCCACGGCACCGAGGCGCTGCAGCGCTGGATGCAGGAGACGAGCGACCGGGCCGTCGAGGAGCTGGGCCGGACCCACTTCGACATTCCCGAGCCGATCCGCCGCCTGGAGTGCATGATCGCCCCCACGAACGAGGGCGGCATTTACTACACCGGTCCGACCGACGACTTCTCGCGGCCCGGACGCATGTGGTGGTCGGTGCCCGAGGGCGTCGATTCCTTCGACACCTGGCGTGAGCTGACGACGGTGTACCACGAGGGCGTTCCCGGACACCACCTCCAGATCGCGCAGGCGGTGTACAACCGGGCTGAGCTGAACTCGTGGCGCCGGCTGCTCGCGGGCTCCAGCGGTCACGCCGAGGGGTGGGCCCTCTACGCCGAGCGCCTCATGGAGCAGCTCGGCTACCTCGACGATCCCGCCGACAAGCTGGGGATGCTCGACGGTCAGCGCATGCGTGCCGCGCGCGTCGTGCTCGACATCGGTGTGCACCTCGGCAAGCCCCGTCCGGACGGCCAGGGAACCTGGGATGCCGAGTATGCGCTCGAGTTCATGCGTCGCAACGTGAACATGTCGGACGAGTTCATCCAGTTCGAGGTGAACCGTTACCTCGGATGGCCCGGTCAGGCGCCGTCATACAAGGTCGGCCAGCGCATCTGGGAGCAGATCCGCGACGACGCGCAGCAGCGCGGAGGGGCGGACTTCGACATCAAGCAGTTCCACATGAAGGCGCTGCGCGTGGGCGGCGTGGGACTGGACACGCTCCGGATGGCGTTGGCGAACGGCTGA
- a CDS encoding PaaI family thioesterase, translated as MPTDVHSPDDALAWATGRGMGALAEKMGIEWVEFTADRAVARMPVEGNTQPVGLLHGGAYVVLGESLGSMHANFHAGPGRLAVGIDINATHTRSATEGWVTGVCTPIHLGRSLTVHEIVVTDDAGRRCSTVRITNMVRDVPAS; from the coding sequence ATGCCCACGGACGTCCACTCCCCCGATGACGCGCTCGCCTGGGCCACCGGCCGCGGCATGGGCGCCCTCGCCGAGAAGATGGGCATCGAGTGGGTCGAGTTCACCGCCGATCGGGCGGTCGCACGGATGCCGGTCGAGGGCAACACCCAGCCCGTCGGACTCCTACACGGCGGCGCCTACGTCGTGCTCGGCGAATCGCTCGGCTCCATGCACGCCAACTTCCACGCAGGGCCCGGACGCCTGGCCGTCGGAATCGACATCAACGCCACCCACACCCGCTCGGCGACGGAGGGGTGGGTCACCGGCGTCTGCACGCCGATCCACCTCGGGCGAAGCCTGACGGTGCACGAGATCGTCGTGACCGACGACGCCGGCCGACGCTGCTCGACGGTGCGCATCACGAACATGGTCCGCGACGTGCCGGCATCCTGA
- a CDS encoding MFS transporter: MTDTSTAETVAPRLDRLPFTRTHLKVLTGSGAGWALDAMDVGLISFVIAALVAQWDLTTEATSWIASAGFAGMAIGATLGGLLADRIGRRSVFALTLLVYGLATGASALAGGIAALIALRFVVGLGLGAELPVASTYVSEFAPARMRGRLIVILEAFWAVGWTASALIGFFVIPNVPEGWRWALALGAVPALYALVIRWGLPESPRWLARRGRQEEAEKVVGSLEASPPLFGSRAVRPPVAAAQPAPTSGLGVGERLRALWAPALRRRTVALWVVWFCVNFAYYGAFIWIPTLLFSQGFDLVKSFGFTLIITLAQLPGYAVAAWLIEVWGRRATLSVFLLGSGVSAVLFGQSSAEWAILATGMALSFFNLGAWGALYAATPEMYPTSLRATGAGWAAGVGRIASIAAPPSVPLMIGVGGIGLVFFVFAVFFVVAAVAAWGLVEGRGSALAD, from the coding sequence ATGACCGATACGTCGACCGCCGAGACGGTCGCCCCCAGGCTCGACCGTCTCCCGTTCACCCGGACGCACTTGAAGGTGTTGACGGGTTCGGGCGCCGGATGGGCGCTCGATGCCATGGACGTCGGGCTCATCTCGTTCGTGATCGCCGCGCTGGTCGCCCAGTGGGACCTCACGACCGAGGCCACTTCCTGGATCGCATCGGCGGGGTTCGCGGGAATGGCCATCGGTGCGACGCTCGGCGGGCTGCTCGCGGACCGGATCGGCCGCCGCTCGGTGTTCGCCCTGACGCTCCTCGTCTACGGCCTCGCCACCGGCGCGAGCGCCCTGGCAGGCGGCATCGCGGCGCTGATCGCGCTCCGGTTCGTCGTCGGGCTCGGACTCGGCGCCGAGCTGCCGGTGGCGAGCACCTACGTGAGCGAGTTCGCTCCCGCCCGGATGCGAGGACGTCTCATCGTCATCCTGGAAGCGTTCTGGGCGGTGGGGTGGACGGCATCCGCGCTCATCGGGTTCTTCGTCATCCCGAACGTCCCGGAGGGGTGGCGCTGGGCCCTGGCGCTCGGGGCGGTGCCCGCCCTGTACGCGCTGGTGATCCGATGGGGCCTTCCGGAGTCACCGCGCTGGCTCGCGCGCCGCGGGCGGCAGGAAGAAGCCGAGAAGGTCGTCGGCTCGCTCGAGGCGTCGCCACCGCTGTTCGGCTCTCGAGCCGTCCGGCCCCCGGTCGCCGCCGCGCAGCCCGCGCCGACGAGCGGGCTCGGTGTGGGGGAGCGGCTCCGCGCGCTCTGGGCGCCGGCGCTGCGCCGCCGGACGGTCGCCCTGTGGGTCGTGTGGTTCTGCGTGAACTTCGCCTACTACGGCGCTTTCATCTGGATTCCGACGCTGCTGTTCTCGCAGGGCTTCGACCTCGTAAAGTCGTTCGGGTTCACCCTGATCATCACGCTCGCGCAGCTCCCGGGTTACGCCGTCGCCGCGTGGCTGATCGAGGTGTGGGGCAGGCGCGCCACCCTGTCGGTGTTCCTGCTGGGGTCGGGAGTGTCCGCCGTCCTGTTCGGCCAGTCATCCGCGGAATGGGCGATCCTCGCCACGGGCATGGCACTGTCGTTCTTCAACCTCGGCGCGTGGGGTGCGCTGTACGCGGCGACACCGGAGATGTACCCGACCTCGCTCCGCGCGACCGGTGCGGGGTGGGCTGCCGGTGTCGGACGCATCGCCTCGATCGCCGCGCCGCCGAGCGTGCCGCTGATGATCGGCGTCGGCGGGATCGGGCTCGTCTTCTTCGTGTTCGCCGTCTTCTTCGTCGTGGCCGCGGTCGCCGCCTGGGGCCTCGTCGAGGGCC